Proteins found in one Kwoniella bestiolae CBS 10118 chromosome 1, complete sequence genomic segment:
- a CDS encoding dihydrolipoyl dehydrogenase, producing MLSRQPFAQNLLRPLSKPSSSFSRSSTLPRLTFLQSRGLATSSDPYDVVVIGGGPGGYVAAIKAAQLGFKTACIEKRGSLGGTCLNVGCIPSKAMLNNSHIYHQTQHDLKNRGIDVTDVKLNLPKMLAAKQSSVKALTGGIETYLFKKNGVDYIKGEASFASPSKINVNLLEGGETQVEAKNVIIATGSEVTPFPGIEIDEERIVSSTGALELKEVPKKMVVIGGGIIGLELGSVWSRLGAEVTVVEYLGAVGAGMDGEVGKQFQKILQKQGFKFKLNTKVVSGERKGDTVSLKVDAAKGGKEETLEADVVLVAIGRRPVTKGLNLEAIGVETDKRGRIVIDDQFNTSAKGVKCIGDVTFGPMLAHKAEEEGIAAVEIIKTGHGHVNYDAIPSVVYTHPEVAWVGKNEEELKAAGVAYKIGKYPFAANSRAKTNQDADGFVKFIVEKETDQVLGVHIIGPNAGEMIASATLALEYKASAEDIARTCHAHPTLSEAFKEAALASYDKPINF from the exons GGTCATTGGTGGTGGACCTGGTGGTTATGTAGCTGCTATCAAGGCTGCTCAGTTGGGTTTCAAG ACCGCCTGTATCGAGAAGCGAGGATCATTAGGAGGAACATGTTTGAACGTCGGATGTATCCCATCTAAGGctat GTTGAACAACTCGCACATCTACCACCAAACGCAACACGACCTCAAGAACCGAGGAATCGACGTCACCGacgtcaagctcaacctACCCAAGATGTTGGCCGCCAAGCAATCCTCCGTCAAAGCCTTGACAGGAGGTATCGAGACCTATCTCTTCAAGAAGAACGGCGTAGATTACATCAAGGGAGAAGCTTCCTTCGCTTCCCCCTCGAAGATCAATGTGAACCTGTTGGAAGGCGGCGAGACCCAAGTGGAGGCCAAGAACGTGATTATCGCTACTGGGTCGGAGGTCACGCCGTTCCCTGGTAtcgagattgatgaggagaggatcGTTTCTTCTACTGGTGCGCTTGAGTTGAAGGAGGTTCctaagaag ATGGTCGTCATCGGTGGTGGTATCATCGGTCTCGAATTGGGTTCCGTATGGTCAAGATTGGGTGCTGAAGTTACCGTCGTCGAGTACCTCGGTGCTGTCGGTGCTGGTATGGACGGTGAAGTTGG TAAACAATTCCAAAAGATCCTCCAAAAGCAAGGATTCAAATTCAAGCTCAACACCAAAGTCGTCAGCGGTGAACGAAAGGGTGACACCGTCAGCCTCAAGGTTGACGCCGCTAAAGGTGGTAaggaggagact CTCGAAGCCGATGTCGTCCTTGTCGCTATTGGTCGACGACCCGTCACCAAGGGCCTCAACCTCGAAGCTATCGGAGTAGAGACCGACAAGAGAGGCCGAATCGTCATTGACGACCAATTCAACACCTCTGCCAAGGGTGTGAAATGTATCGGTGATGTCACTTTCGGTCCCATGTTGGCTCACAaggctgaagaggagg GTATCGCCGCCGTCGAAATCATCAAGACAGGCCACGGACACGTAAACTACGATGCCATCCCCTCAGTAGTCTACACTCACCCCGAAGTAGCCTGGGTAGGAAAGAACGAGGAGGAGCTCAAGGCCGCCGGTGTAGCTTACAAGATTGGAAAATACCCATTCGCTGCCAACTCTCGAGCGAAGACCAACCAAGAtgctga TGGTTTCGTTAAATTC ATCGTCGAGAAGGAGACCGACCAAGTCCTCGGTGTACATATCATAG GTCCCAACGCCGGTGAAATGATCGCCTCTGCCACATTAGCACTAGAGTACAAAGCCTCTGCTGAAGATATCGCTAGAACATGTCACGCTCATCCTACATTAtcggagg CCTTCAAGGAAGCCGCCTTGGCATCTTACGACAAACCCATCAACTTCTAG